The window CCCCCGTGCTGTTGCTGACAGCGGGGGTCCCGGGGACGCTGCTGCGGGCGGTCGGCGTCGCGGTCGCGGTCGGTCTGCTCGCGGGAGGTGACCCGTCGTGAGAGACCCCGAAGAAGCGACCGACGGACCGCCCGACCCCGGCCTCCACCCGGAGAACAGTCCGGGATTCGACGCCGACCCCGACGGCCTCGAAGACATCGAGGTGGATCGGGACGTGACCATCGGCGAGGCGTCGCTCGCGGAACTGGCCGTGAGCGACACCGAACCGGTCGAGGACGACGCGCTCGCGGACCTCCTCGACTCCCTCGCCGACGGCTCGGTCGTCGCCCGGCGGCGGGCCGCGCTGGCGCTCGCGGAGCGGACGTCCGCCGACGAGGACGCGACGCAGGTCGTCACCGCACTCGCGCGGGCGGCGACGACAGACGAAGACGGCGAAGTCCGGCAGTTCGCGGTCGAGGCGCTGGCGAAACACGGCGGGCGCGAGGCCGGCGACGTGGCCCGCCGACTGACAGACGACCCGGAACCGTGGGTCCGCGCCGAGGCGGTCGTCGCACTCGACCGACTGGACCGGGCCGAGTACGCCGAGACCATCACGGAGGCGCTGTCGGACGAGCACCACGCGGTCCGGCGGAACGCGCTCGTCTCGCTGTTCAAACGGCGCGGCGAAGACGCCCTGCCGGTCCTCTTGGTCGCGGTCGACGACGAGAGCGAACGCGTCCGGGAGTGGGCGACCCACCTGCTCGGCGGCGTCGACGACGAGCGTGCCGAATCGGCACTCCGGGAGGCGGCCGAGACCGACGAGAGCGGGATCGTCCGCAAGACGGCCGAGCGGTCGCTGTCGGTCGACGCCGGCAGTTTCCGGCGGCAGTTCTCCGGGACGCTGGACGAGACCGACCAGCCACTACCCGGTGAGGACGCGCTGAACCGCACCCCCGACCTGTGACCATGCACGACGACCACCCAGAGCAGACGACCCGCGACGAATCGACAGACAGCAGCGTCACGGCGCCGCTCCGAGAGCGCGTCGAACGCGCCCTGCGGAACGTCCGGGACCCCGACGCCGGCGTCGACGTGTTCGAGGCCGGCCTCGTCGACTCGATCACGGTCGACGACGGGAGCGTGACGGTCTCGGCGAGCGTCGCCGAACTGGACGAGCGGACGGCCTCGGGCGTGACCGAGGCGATGCTCCGAGGGGTGCGGCAGGTGCCGGGCGTCGACTCGGCGACCGTCGAACCGGTCGCGCCCGCGGCCGACGACCTGTCGGGCGGGGTCGGTGCGTTCGACAGCGTCGTCGCCGTGGCGAGCGCGAAGGGCGGCGTGGGCAAGTCCACGGTCGCGACCGGCCTGGCCTGCGCGCTGGCCGGCGACCGGTCGGTGGGGCTGTTCGACGCGGACATCCACGGGCCGAACGTCCCCGGGTTGCTCGGCGTCGAGGGACCGGTCCACTCGGCCGACGACGGCAGTCCGCTCCCCGTCACCTGCGCGGGCCCGGACGCGGACCTCGACGTGATGAGCGTCGGTCTGATGGAGTCCGGCGCGCCCCTCGCCTGGCGCGGCGCGATGGCCCACGACGCGTTGACCGAACTGTACGAGGAGACCGCCTGGACGGCCGACGACACGCTGGTCGTGGATCTCCCGCCGGGGACCGGCGACGTGGTCCTGACGACCCTGCAAGAGGTCGCCGTCGACGGCGTGGTCGTCGTGACGACGCCGTTCCCCTCGGCGCTGGAGGACACCGCCCGGAGCGTGGAACTGTTCCGGGACAACGGCGTGCCGGTGCTGGGCGTCGTGGTCAACATGGCCGGCTTCACCT of the Salinirubrum litoreum genome contains:
- a CDS encoding HEAT repeat domain-containing protein — protein: MRDPEEATDGPPDPGLHPENSPGFDADPDGLEDIEVDRDVTIGEASLAELAVSDTEPVEDDALADLLDSLADGSVVARRRAALALAERTSADEDATQVVTALARAATTDEDGEVRQFAVEALAKHGGREAGDVARRLTDDPEPWVRAEAVVALDRLDRAEYAETITEALSDEHHAVRRNALVSLFKRRGEDALPVLLVAVDDESERVREWATHLLGGVDDERAESALREAAETDESGIVRKTAERSLSVDAGSFRRQFSGTLDETDQPLPGEDALNRTPDL
- a CDS encoding P-loop NTPase, with the protein product MHDDHPEQTTRDESTDSSVTAPLRERVERALRNVRDPDAGVDVFEAGLVDSITVDDGSVTVSASVAELDERTASGVTEAMLRGVRQVPGVDSATVEPVAPAADDLSGGVGAFDSVVAVASAKGGVGKSTVATGLACALAGDRSVGLFDADIHGPNVPGLLGVEGPVHSADDGSPLPVTCAGPDADLDVMSVGLMESGAPLAWRGAMAHDALTELYEETAWTADDTLVVDLPPGTGDVVLTTLQEVAVDGVVVVTTPFPSALEDTARSVELFRDNGVPVLGVVVNMAGFTCPSCGDSHELFPGEDPADRLDAPVLAEVPFSTDLQETPVPGAVATEFESLASDVAAAAAGAWDLDLPADAVDIRGDPPERRRARVREAFSALDPGEQFTLVSDRDPSPVREFLASLAETDSAAIEASVSRETPDDWLLTATHP